In Chromatiaceae bacterium, the DNA window GGGCGCGGCTACCCGCCAGGGAGGCGCCGATGGTTACTTCTAGGGCGACCTTTTCGTTGACCGACCACTCCGAGTAGAGGTCTGCGTAAGTAGCCGCGTATTCAAGGATTTCCGTCGCGGGCGTGCCGGGATAGGCCGCCGCGACCCGGCAGCCGGCTTCCCAGGCGCCGCGCGCGACGGCCTCGTTACCAGACATAAAGCGACGTTCGGATTGGGGTAGGGGATTCACCGCGCTCAAGGCTGGGTCTCTCCGCATGGTCGGTTGGGGAAAATTGGCATTATACTGGCATCGCTGTCCCACGGGCAGGATCGGCGTGGTTTTGGCAACGCCCCAGGGGCCTGCGCAAGTCGCGAGGCCCGCCCTTGCCGCCAGGCCATTCCCGTCCTCGGATGCCCTCTGGTGGGTCTCGGCTCAGCCCTGACCTTTACCTGTACCCCTGTTGTAGCCGGAGCTGCCCATGTCCCTGGTCCAGACCGAGAATCTCAATGTTGCCGCCTTTGACCACATGCCCTCGCCCGATGAGATCAAGGCTCACGTCCCCCTGACGGATCGGGCGGCGGCGGTGGTGGTGGCGGGACGCCAGGCCCTGATGGACATCCTCGATCGTCGCGACCCCCGTCGCTTTCTGGTCGTGGGTCCCTGCTCCATTCACGACCCGGTGGCCGGGCTAGAGTACGCCAGCCGTCTCAAGGCCTTGGCGGATGAGGTCGCGGATGTCCTGGTGCTGGTGATGCGGGTCTATTTCGAGAAGCCCCGCACGGCGACGGGCTGGAAGGGTTTCATCAACGATCCCTTCATGGATGACTCCTTTCGCATCGACGTCGGCATGGAGAAGGCGCGGTGTTTTCTGCTGGATGTCTGCGAGATTGGCCTGCCCACGGGCACCGAGGCCCTGGACCCCATCGCGCCTCAGTATTACGGCGATCTGGTCAGCTGGACGGCGATCGGCGCCCGCACCTCCGAATCCCAGACCCACCGGGAGATGGCCTCGGGCCTCTCCACCCCGGTGGGGTTCAAGAACGGCACGGACGGGGACCTGGATGCCGCCATCAACGCCATCATCTCCGCTGCCCATCCGCACAGCTTTTTGGGCATCAATAACCAGGGCCAGTCGGCGATTACCCGCACGCGTGGCAACCCCTATGGCCATATGGTGCTGCGTGGCGGTGGCGGGCGACCGAATTACGACACCGTCTCCATCGCCCTGGCCGAACAGGCCCTGGCCAAGGCCGGGCTGCCCAGCAACATTGTCGTGGATTGCTCCCACGCCAATTCCTGGAAGCAGCCGGACTACCAGCCCCTGGTGATGCGTGATGTGATGCACCAGATCCGGGAGGGCAACGGCTCTGTGGTGGGCCTCATGATCGAGAGCCATCTGGAGGCGGGTAATCAGCCAATTCCGGCGGATCTCTCGCAACTCCGATATGGCTGCTCGGTAACGGATGCCTGCGTTGGCTGGGACACGACCGCCGCCATGATCCGCGGTGCCGCCGCCGTGTTGCGCGAGGTCCAGCCGCGCGTTTGACGGCCGGTTCGAGGACCTTCCGTCGCCCAAGGCATGGGTCCCGGATGGGAGTGGATTCCAACGCTTTCCCCTCCGCCAGGGCGGATAATGGATTTTTCCCTCCCGAATCCGGCATAATCCCGCCGCAATGAGGCGGAGGAGCGGATTTTACCCCCCTCGTCGATCTCATCCACCGTTGTCGCGGCCCGCACCAGCGAGGCTCGGCAACTCATAAAAATGATAAAGAGACGAGGATCAAATCGCATGGGGAAGACGTCTATTCTGGCAACGGCCTTGCTGGCCGTCGCCGCTACCCCGGCCCTGGGCGCCCAGGGGTTTTCCTGGGGAGGTGATTTCCGGTTCCGGATCGAGTCCCTGAACCATATCCCAACCGCAATACCCACCTACGAGTTTTACCAACTCTTCAACCGCGACCGCACGCGCCTCTGGGCCAAGTATGGCTTCAACGAGGACATCGATTTCCTCGCGCGCCTGACCAACGAGTTCCGCTTTTTCGATACCAGCGATGGCCGTCAGGACCCGGGAACCTGGGAGTTCCTGGGCGAGGTCACGCCGGATCAGTTTTACCTGGATCTGCGCAAGCTGGCTAACGGTCTGATTACCACCCGCCTGGGTCGCCAGGATTTCATCTATGGCACCGGCAAGATTCTCGCCGATGGCACCCCCCTCGACGGTTCCCGCACCTTCTTCGCCGATGGCGCCAAGGTCACTTTTAACTTCGAGGGCCACAGCCTCGATCTGCTCGGTCTCTATACCGCCCAGCAGCCCCAGCCCGTTATCAATAATCAGGAAACCAACCTGATCGAGACCGATCAGTGGGCGGGGGGCCTCTATGGCAAGTACAACCGCTTTGAACAGGTCCCCTTCGAGTATTACTGGATTTACAAGCACGAGGACGATACCGCCACCAGTTACCGGAACAAGCTGGGTAAATTCGTCACCGCCGACGCCAATTTCAGTACCTTCGGTTTTCGCGTCATGCCCAAGTTTGGCTATGGCTTCACCGGCAATCTGGAGGTCGCGACCCAGGCGGGCTCCCAGGGCAACGATGATGTGAATGGCAGCATGGTCGACGCCAGTCTCTCCTACAGCCCGGACCTGCTGCCCAATTTCAAACCCCTCCTCAAGCTGGGCTACTGGTACCTCTCCGGTAATGAGGCCGACTCCAACAGCAACGAGGGCTGGCATCCCATTTATGGTCGCCAGCCTCAGGATAACTGGGGAGAACTGCTCGGCTACACCCTGGTCGGCAGCCAGTATTCCGTCTTTGGCTGGAGCAACTTCTCCACGCCCTTCGTGGCCATGGAGGTCTCTCCCATCCAAAAGTCCCGGCTGACGCTCCGCTATTCCTGGGTGGGCGCCAACGAGAACGACGGCCTTGGCGGTGGCCCGGGTAAAGACCGGGGCGAGCTCTTCTTCGCCCTCTTCACCTTCGAGGTCATACCTCAACTCAAGGGCCATCTCTGGGGTGAGTGGTTTGATCCTGGCGATTACTACCGGGCGACCGCGAATGGCGACAGCTTCGTGCGCCTGAATCTTGAGTACAGTTTCTGAGATGGCTGCAGGGGGCTGGGACTGGGTTCACCCCTCCAGCCCCAGTCACCCCTGTCAATTCGATTGATGACCAGGTCACAAGCATGAAAATCACCCATATCCTCACGGCCGTCACCAGCGCGGCCCTCTTCGCCCTCGGCGCGCCCGCCCAGGCGGCGGACAGCGTCAAGATCGGTACCTTCCTGGCGGTCACGGGCCCCGCGGCCTTCCTGGGCGACCCGGAACTCAAGACGTTGCAGTTGTACGTGGATGCGATCAATCAGCAGGGTGGTCTCCTTGGCAAGCCCGTGGAACTCATCCACTACGACACGGGTGGCAACGCCAAGGAGGCGGTCAACTTCTTCAAGCGCCTGGTCAAGAAAGATCAGGTGGATGTCATCGTCGGCGGCTCCTCCTCCGGGGAATCTCTGGCGGTCATGCCCCTGGCGGCGGAGGAGGAGATCCCCTTCGTCTCCATGGCCGGGGCGGTGAAAATCATCGAGCCAGTACAGAAATGGACCTTCAAGACCCCGCACACCGATCGCATGGCGGCGGCCAAGATCTACACCGACATGAAGCGCCGGGGCCTGACCAAGGTGGCCCTCATCAGCGGTGATGGCGGCTTCGACAAATCGGGCCGGGAGGAGTCCCTCAAGCTGGCGCCAGAGTACGGCATCACGATCGTGGCGGATGAGTCCTATGGCAACAAGGATACGGACATGACCGCCCAGCTCACCAAGATCCGCGACAGTGGTGCCCAGGCCATCCTTAATTTTGGCTTCGGCACGGGACCGGCCATCGTGACCAAGAATTTACGCCAGTTGGGCATCGAGCTGCCCCTGTATCAATCCCACGGCGTGGCCTCCAAGAAGTACATTGAACTGGCCGGGGCCGCGGCGGAGGGCGTGCGCCTGCCCGCCGCGGCCTTGCTGGTGCCGGAAAAGCTGGCGGATACGGACCCCCAGAAACCCGTACTCCTGGACTATCAGCAGAAATACCAGGCCGCCCATGGCGACGTCTCCACCTTCGGGGGCCATGCCTACGATGCCCTCTTCATTGTCGTCGAGGCCATCAAACGCGCTGGCACCACCGACAAGGCCAAGGTGCGGGATGAGATCGAGAAGATCCAGGGTTTCCCGGGCACCGCCGGTATCTTTAACATGAGCCCCCAGGATCACATGGGCTTGGGCTTGGATGCCTTTAAACTCCTGGAGATTCGTAACGGCGACTGGACCATCGTCGAAGAGGGCTGAGCACCACGGTTCGGGACGCGGGGCGGTCGGCCTGTCCGGCTGCCCCGCGCGCTAATCCGCGCCACGATGGCGTTCACTCCTAATCCAGCCGTCCGAGATTCACCAGCCCAAGATGTGGGATCAAATCCTCCAGTTTGTCCTGACCGGCATTACCC includes these proteins:
- a CDS encoding 3-deoxy-7-phosphoheptulonate synthase is translated as MSLVQTENLNVAAFDHMPSPDEIKAHVPLTDRAAAVVVAGRQALMDILDRRDPRRFLVVGPCSIHDPVAGLEYASRLKALADEVADVLVLVMRVYFEKPRTATGWKGFINDPFMDDSFRIDVGMEKARCFLLDVCEIGLPTGTEALDPIAPQYYGDLVSWTAIGARTSESQTHREMASGLSTPVGFKNGTDGDLDAAINAIISAAHPHSFLGINNQGQSAITRTRGNPYGHMVLRGGGGRPNYDTVSIALAEQALAKAGLPSNIVVDCSHANSWKQPDYQPLVMRDVMHQIREGNGSVVGLMIESHLEAGNQPIPADLSQLRYGCSVTDACVGWDTTAAMIRGAAAVLREVQPRV
- a CDS encoding ABC transporter substrate-binding protein, with product MKITHILTAVTSAALFALGAPAQAADSVKIGTFLAVTGPAAFLGDPELKTLQLYVDAINQQGGLLGKPVELIHYDTGGNAKEAVNFFKRLVKKDQVDVIVGGSSSGESLAVMPLAAEEEIPFVSMAGAVKIIEPVQKWTFKTPHTDRMAAAKIYTDMKRRGLTKVALISGDGGFDKSGREESLKLAPEYGITIVADESYGNKDTDMTAQLTKIRDSGAQAILNFGFGTGPAIVTKNLRQLGIELPLYQSHGVASKKYIELAGAAAEGVRLPAAALLVPEKLADTDPQKPVLLDYQQKYQAAHGDVSTFGGHAYDALFIVVEAIKRAGTTDKAKVRDEIEKIQGFPGTAGIFNMSPQDHMGLGLDAFKLLEIRNGDWTIVEEG